A genomic window from Pseudomonas argentinensis includes:
- a CDS encoding cold-shock protein: protein MGDRETGTVKWFNTSKGFGFISRDAGEDIFVHFRAIRGEGHRVLVEGQRVEFSVMQRDKGLQAEDVIAALPTRR from the coding sequence CTGGGTGATCGCGAAACCGGCACCGTGAAGTGGTTCAATACCTCGAAAGGGTTCGGTTTCATTTCTCGCGACGCTGGCGAAGATATCTTCGTGCACTTCCGTGCGATCCGCGGCGAAGGCCACCGTGTTCTGGTGGAAGGCCAGCGCGTGGAGTTCTCCGTGATGCAGCGCGACAAAGGCCTGCAGGCCGAAGACGTGATTGCCGCCCTGCCGACCCGGCGCTGA
- a CDS encoding SlyX family protein: MSGLEERIVELESRLAFQDDTIQALNDALVEQQKLIERLQVQMQALAKRQEEVNPFSASQDEAPPPHY; encoded by the coding sequence ATGAGCGGGCTGGAAGAGCGTATCGTCGAGTTGGAGAGCCGCCTGGCCTTTCAGGACGACACCATCCAGGCGCTCAATGATGCCCTGGTGGAGCAGCAGAAATTGATCGAGCGCCTGCAGGTGCAGATGCAGGCGCTGGCCAAGCGTCAGGAAGAAGTGAATCCGTTCAGCGCTTCGCAGGATGAAGCGCCGCCGCCTCATTATTGA
- a CDS encoding HIT family protein, whose product MFVLDSRLQQDTFVLGDLPLSRVLLSNDARYPWFILVPRREEVSEVFQLSAKDQQALWAETALLGEVLKDAFKADKINIATLGNLVSQLHMHVIVRYRGDDAWPAPVWGRHPATPYEQQQVAALRDKLRSVMPGHYRAGEV is encoded by the coding sequence ATGTTCGTACTGGATTCGCGTCTGCAGCAGGACACCTTCGTGCTGGGGGATCTGCCGCTGAGCCGCGTACTGCTCAGTAACGATGCCCGTTACCCCTGGTTCATCCTGGTGCCGCGACGCGAGGAGGTCAGCGAGGTGTTTCAGTTGAGTGCCAAGGATCAGCAGGCGCTATGGGCCGAGACCGCCCTGCTGGGCGAGGTGCTCAAGGATGCGTTCAAGGCGGACAAGATCAATATCGCCACACTGGGTAACCTGGTCAGTCAGCTGCACATGCACGTGATCGTGCGCTATCGCGGCGACGACGCCTGGCCTGCCCCGGTGTGGGGACGCCATCCGGCCACGCCCTATGAGCAGCAGCAGGTAGCGGCGCTGCGTGACAAGCTGCGATCGGTCATGCCGGGGCACTACCGGGCCGGGGAGGTCTGA
- a CDS encoding OprD family porin, with product MRVMKWSVIALAVAAGTSQMAVASDQSESKGFVEDSTLSLLARSMYYNRDARNGASRGTEGKGYSEEWGASARALFESGFTQGTVGFGVNAYAGALWQLDTGGGRRGVGMFPENEGKDLTIANAAVKARVSNTVLTYGSQLPALPVLAYDDGRLLPETFEGTMITSTEIEGLELNAGRFTAYNTMRQSGRDSGGLKSIDVFGGSYAFNKDFSAALYYSDLEEQYKRKYANLNYNLPLTEEQALGFDFNVYKSDYDRRVGGGDNTIWSLAAKYSVGAHAFILAHQRNTGSQGFNYGNGDGGGAIFVANSFLSDFNLEDERSWQASYELDFATYGVPGLSFKTAYIWADNITSREDGVITNTDGKEHEFFNQVKYTVQSGAAKDLSFRLRASVLRANSEVSDVNIDDTNEVRFYVNYPLSVL from the coding sequence ATGCGAGTGATGAAGTGGAGCGTAATCGCCCTGGCTGTGGCCGCGGGTACCTCTCAAATGGCAGTGGCTTCGGACCAGTCCGAATCGAAGGGTTTCGTTGAAGACAGCACCCTGTCGCTCCTGGCGCGCAGCATGTACTACAACCGCGATGCCCGTAACGGCGCTTCCCGCGGCACCGAAGGCAAAGGTTATTCCGAAGAGTGGGGCGCCAGTGCCCGTGCACTGTTCGAATCCGGCTTCACCCAGGGCACCGTTGGTTTCGGCGTTAATGCTTATGCTGGCGCCCTGTGGCAGCTGGACACTGGTGGCGGCCGTCGTGGCGTGGGCATGTTCCCCGAGAACGAAGGTAAGGATCTGACCATCGCTAACGCGGCGGTCAAGGCCCGTGTTTCCAATACGGTGCTGACCTATGGCTCGCAGCTGCCAGCGCTGCCGGTTCTGGCCTACGATGATGGCCGCCTGCTGCCGGAAACCTTCGAAGGCACCATGATCACCAGCACCGAGATCGAAGGCCTCGAACTGAACGCTGGTCGTTTCACCGCCTACAACACCATGCGTCAGTCCGGTCGCGACAGTGGTGGCCTCAAGTCCATTGATGTATTCGGTGGTTCCTACGCGTTCAACAAGGATTTCAGCGCGGCGCTGTATTACAGCGACCTGGAAGAGCAATACAAGCGCAAGTACGCCAACCTGAACTACAACCTGCCGCTGACTGAAGAACAAGCATTGGGCTTCGACTTCAATGTCTACAAGAGCGACTATGACCGCCGGGTCGGCGGTGGCGACAACACCATCTGGAGCCTGGCAGCCAAGTACAGCGTTGGCGCCCACGCCTTCATTCTGGCCCACCAGCGCAACACCGGTAGCCAAGGCTTCAACTACGGTAACGGCGACGGCGGTGGCGCGATCTTCGTTGCCAACAGCTTCCTGTCCGACTTCAACTTGGAAGACGAGCGCTCCTGGCAGGCAAGCTACGAGCTGGATTTCGCTACTTACGGTGTCCCAGGCCTGAGCTTCAAGACCGCCTATATCTGGGCTGACAACATCACCTCTCGCGAAGACGGCGTGATTACCAACACCGATGGCAAAGAACACGAGTTCTTTAACCAGGTGAAGTACACCGTCCAGAGCGGTGCGGCCAAGGACCTGTCCTTCCGCCTGCGCGCTTCGGTGCTGCGTGCCAACTCTGAGGTTAGTGATGTCAATATCGACGACACCAACGAAGTTCGCTTCTACGTGAACTACCCGCTCAGCGTTCTGTAA
- a CDS encoding proline--tRNA ligase, with protein MRTSQFLLSTLKETPSDAVVISHQLLLRAGMIRKLASGLYTWLPMGLRTLRKVERIVREEMDAAGALEVLMPAIQPAELWQESGRWVQYGPELLRVKDRHDREFCVGPTHEEVITDLARNELNSYKQLPLNLYQIQTKFRDEIRPRFGLMRGREFIMKDAYSFHADQASLQQTYDRMHQAYCNIFTRLGLNFRPVEADNGSIGGAGSHEFHVLAESGEDDIVFSNASDYAANIEKAEAIPRESARPAPSEELRLVDTPNAKTIQQLVDGYGLPIERTIKTLIVHAEEEGKLIALIVRGDHELNEIKAANQPGVASPLVMASDAELRDAIGAGAGSLGPLNLPLPIIIDRSVELMSDFAIGANIDDKHYFGVNWERDLPVPTVADLRNVVAGDPSPDGKGTLEIKRGIEVGHIFQLGTKYSEAMNCQVLGENGKPVVLSMGCYGIGVSRVVAAAIEQNSDERGIIWNDALAPFQIALVPLRYETDAVREATDKLYGELTAAGFEVLLDDRDKKTSPGIKFADMELIGIPHRIVVSDRGLAEGNLEYKSRLETEAQPVAVGEILSFIQNRIRR; from the coding sequence ATGCGCACCAGTCAGTTCCTGCTTTCGACCCTCAAAGAAACGCCCTCCGACGCTGTGGTGATCAGCCACCAGTTGCTGCTGCGCGCCGGCATGATCCGCAAGCTGGCATCCGGCCTGTACACCTGGCTGCCGATGGGCCTGCGCACCCTGCGCAAGGTGGAGAGAATCGTACGCGAAGAGATGGACGCTGCCGGCGCTCTGGAAGTGTTGATGCCCGCCATCCAGCCCGCCGAACTGTGGCAGGAGTCCGGCCGCTGGGTGCAGTATGGCCCGGAGCTGCTGCGCGTGAAGGACCGCCACGACCGTGAGTTCTGCGTGGGCCCGACCCACGAGGAAGTGATCACCGATCTGGCCCGCAACGAGCTGAACAGCTACAAGCAGCTGCCCCTGAACCTCTACCAGATCCAGACCAAGTTCCGCGACGAGATCCGCCCGCGCTTCGGGCTGATGCGTGGCCGCGAGTTCATCATGAAGGACGCCTACTCCTTCCATGCCGACCAGGCTTCCCTGCAGCAGACCTACGACCGCATGCACCAGGCCTACTGCAACATCTTCACCCGCCTGGGCCTGAACTTCCGCCCGGTGGAAGCGGACAACGGCTCCATCGGCGGCGCCGGCTCCCATGAATTCCACGTGCTGGCCGAGTCGGGCGAAGACGATATCGTGTTCAGCAACGCTTCCGACTACGCGGCCAATATCGAGAAGGCCGAGGCCATTCCTCGCGAGTCCGCGCGCCCGGCACCGAGCGAGGAGCTGCGCCTGGTCGACACCCCGAACGCCAAGACCATCCAGCAACTGGTGGACGGCTACGGCCTGCCCATCGAGCGCACCATCAAGACGCTGATCGTGCATGCCGAGGAAGAAGGCAAGCTCATCGCCCTGATCGTTCGCGGCGATCACGAGCTGAACGAGATCAAGGCCGCCAACCAGCCAGGCGTGGCCAGCCCGTTGGTGATGGCCTCGGATGCCGAGCTGCGCGACGCCATCGGCGCCGGTGCGGGCTCCCTGGGCCCGCTGAACCTGCCGCTGCCGATCATCATCGACCGCTCGGTCGAGCTGATGAGCGATTTCGCCATTGGTGCCAACATCGACGACAAGCACTACTTCGGCGTCAACTGGGAGCGCGACCTGCCGGTACCGACCGTCGCCGACCTGCGTAACGTGGTAGCAGGCGACCCGAGTCCGGATGGCAAAGGCACCCTGGAGATCAAGCGCGGCATCGAAGTCGGGCATATCTTCCAACTCGGCACCAAGTACAGCGAAGCGATGAACTGCCAGGTGCTGGGCGAGAACGGCAAGCCGGTGGTGCTGAGCATGGGCTGCTACGGCATCGGCGTGTCCCGCGTGGTAGCCGCTGCCATCGAGCAGAACAGCGACGAGCGCGGCATCATCTGGAACGATGCCCTGGCGCCCTTCCAGATCGCCTTGGTACCGCTGCGCTATGAAACCGACGCGGTGCGCGAGGCGACCGACAAGCTGTACGGCGAACTGACTGCCGCCGGCTTCGAAGTTCTGCTCGACGACCGTGACAAAAAGACCAGTCCGGGCATCAAATTCGCAGACATGGAACTGATCGGCATTCCGCATCGCATCGTGGTCAGCGATCGCGGCCTGGCCGAAGGTAACCTGGAGTACAAGAGCCGCCTGGAAACCGAGGCTCAGCCAGTCGCCGTCGGCGAGATCCTGTCGTTCATCCAGAACCGTATCCGCCGCTGA
- a CDS encoding acylphosphatase codes for MVIVCRHGYVEGRVQGVGFRQSTAMEARRLQLSGWVRNLPDGRVEVLFEGEDEAVSSLAKWLERGPSAARVLALTLQEHPVQGEQGFVVKP; via the coding sequence ATGGTCATCGTTTGTCGGCACGGGTATGTCGAAGGGCGTGTGCAGGGTGTCGGTTTTCGCCAGAGCACGGCCATGGAGGCCAGACGTTTGCAGCTGTCAGGCTGGGTGCGCAATCTGCCTGATGGGCGCGTAGAGGTCTTGTTCGAGGGCGAAGACGAGGCGGTCAGCTCCCTGGCGAAATGGCTGGAGCGCGGGCCATCTGCTGCTCGCGTATTGGCATTGACGCTACAGGAGCACCCTGTCCAGGGTGAACAGGGCTTTGTCGTAAAGCCTTAG
- a CDS encoding TlpA disulfide reductase family protein, whose protein sequence is MIKRVQSVIRLMMVLIAAVVLAGCTDDVGVDQHGQKVAVERLEGQWLVINYWAEWCGPCRSEIPELNALAPELEKQSVGVFGVNFDGLQGDELSQAAKALGIEFTVLAKDPAERYGLPPSDALPVTYIVDDQGKVRERLLGEQTAEGLKARLAALRQER, encoded by the coding sequence ATGATCAAGCGAGTCCAGTCAGTCATTCGGCTCATGATGGTGCTCATCGCCGCTGTGGTATTGGCAGGTTGCACGGATGACGTCGGTGTCGATCAGCATGGGCAGAAGGTAGCGGTTGAGCGCCTTGAAGGCCAGTGGCTGGTTATCAATTATTGGGCGGAGTGGTGCGGTCCCTGCCGCTCCGAGATTCCTGAGCTGAACGCCCTGGCGCCTGAGCTCGAAAAGCAGTCTGTCGGTGTGTTCGGTGTCAATTTCGACGGCCTGCAGGGCGATGAGCTCAGCCAGGCAGCCAAGGCGCTGGGCATCGAGTTCACGGTGCTGGCCAAGGATCCGGCAGAGCGCTACGGGCTACCGCCCAGCGATGCATTGCCGGTCACTTATATCGTCGATGACCAGGGCAAGGTCCGCGAGCGTCTGCTTGGTGAGCAGACCGCCGAAGGGCTCAAGGCGCGGCTGGCAGCGCTGCGCCAGGAGCGCTGA
- a CDS encoding PilZ domain-containing protein, translating into MTLDALQLDVPDALQADPIDQATLGNNLSAARQLPMEAGLQEVTALLARLNRSAMTLLERQRALQNFSDEYRHYSAQGCLAAAAEQTQLCAELAIGYKRLLLQILQGHKPSQPHLAWCLYMAQHFIAQSLLRHFQQYREPDADLWRDSHLLYWLGERHGCLDEPVAAAFTPTPADTLRGLYQQTLLLALSNPPHLHPDECLRLFAALAPLAALARLLPWDAEDNSEGPLIDLQHAQAYLSYQQRPQAGSETLRRLELGALLVALGEPAPLRSAGERELLERVHHHWLGTDQRRHSRTPQQSDCRLAIGIPAIHAQLLEQRPRCTPGQILDIGPGGARLLCPAQAAEGLPIGQLVLLIADSDVLALVCWRHLNGEGLHLGLRYLKGLAQPTWLRRAPSSQPHLGILQSTPKPREGWHHGLWVPHNQFSDGENLWLQLPNAVNQNRLQLPACNLASASVSRHPLELP; encoded by the coding sequence ATGACACTGGATGCACTGCAGCTCGATGTACCCGACGCGCTTCAGGCCGACCCGATCGACCAGGCAACCCTGGGCAACAACCTGAGCGCGGCTCGCCAGCTGCCGATGGAAGCCGGCCTGCAGGAGGTGACGGCCCTGCTCGCGCGCCTGAATCGCAGCGCCATGACCTTACTCGAAAGACAGCGGGCGCTGCAAAACTTCAGCGATGAGTATCGCCATTACAGTGCCCAGGGATGCCTTGCCGCAGCCGCGGAGCAAACGCAGCTGTGTGCCGAACTCGCCATCGGTTACAAGCGCCTGCTGCTGCAGATATTGCAGGGCCACAAGCCCTCCCAGCCGCACCTGGCCTGGTGCCTGTACATGGCCCAGCACTTCATCGCCCAGAGCCTGCTGCGGCATTTCCAGCAATACCGTGAGCCGGATGCCGACCTGTGGCGCGACAGCCACCTGCTGTACTGGCTGGGCGAACGCCATGGCTGCCTTGACGAGCCCGTGGCGGCGGCATTCACACCCACGCCTGCCGATACCTTGCGTGGCCTCTACCAACAGACGCTGCTGTTGGCACTGAGCAATCCCCCGCACCTGCACCCGGACGAATGCCTGCGGCTGTTCGCCGCTCTGGCGCCCCTGGCCGCTCTCGCCCGTCTGCTGCCCTGGGACGCGGAGGATAATTCCGAAGGTCCGCTGATCGATCTGCAACACGCACAGGCGTACCTGAGCTACCAGCAGCGTCCGCAGGCAGGCAGCGAAACGCTACGCCGCCTGGAGCTGGGCGCGTTGCTGGTCGCGCTTGGCGAACCCGCGCCGCTGCGCAGTGCTGGCGAACGGGAGCTGCTCGAGCGCGTGCATCATCACTGGCTGGGAACCGACCAGCGTCGCCATTCCCGCACCCCGCAACAAAGCGACTGCCGCCTGGCCATCGGCATCCCGGCCATCCACGCCCAGCTCCTGGAGCAGCGCCCACGATGCACCCCGGGGCAGATTCTCGACATCGGGCCGGGCGGCGCGCGCCTGCTGTGCCCGGCACAGGCCGCCGAGGGCCTGCCGATCGGACAACTGGTGCTGCTGATCGCCGACAGCGACGTGCTGGCCCTGGTGTGCTGGCGTCACCTCAACGGCGAGGGGCTTCATCTGGGTTTGCGCTACCTGAAGGGCCTGGCACAACCGACCTGGCTCAGGCGCGCGCCCAGCAGCCAGCCACACCTGGGTATCCTGCAGAGCACGCCAAAACCACGCGAGGGCTGGCATCATGGCCTGTGGGTGCCCCACAACCAGTTCAGCGACGGCGAAAACCTGTGGTTGCAACTGCCCAATGCGGTCAACCAGAACCGCCTGCAGCTGCCCGCCTGCAATCTGGCCAGCGCCTCGGTAAGCCGCCACCCCCTGGAACTGCCCTGA
- a CDS encoding YihY family inner membrane protein has translation MQQRLHDWLEFWRFLWQRFFDNRGADNAAALTYTTLFAVVPMMTVSFAVLSAVPAFQGTGEQIQAFIFHNFVPSAGEALQEYLRNFTTQARQLTWIGVAVLAITAFWMLVTIERTFNTIWRVRQPRRGIATFLLYWAILSLGPMLLGAGFAISTYVASLSLLSGPDAVVGAQTLLRFTPLLFSVAAFTLLYAAVPNARVPLRHALWGGLFTAVLLELAKATFGFYVRFFPGYQLIYGAFATVPLFLLWIFLSWLIVLLGAELVCNLGVSHQWRKRAMPRALVLLGILRVFHARQRTGLKVRHRDIQRQGWLLPEHEWEEVLSFLEGQRLVASTGGDSWMLSRDLSHFTLQQLFERSPWPLPHLSQLPDELDEPWYPALREALKRLHDEQTLLFGDSLAHWLEGQGSDRK, from the coding sequence ATGCAGCAGCGTTTGCACGATTGGCTCGAGTTCTGGCGATTCCTCTGGCAGCGCTTCTTCGACAATCGCGGTGCCGATAACGCGGCTGCGCTGACCTACACCACGCTGTTCGCCGTGGTGCCGATGATGACGGTCAGCTTTGCCGTGCTCTCCGCCGTGCCGGCTTTTCAGGGGACTGGCGAGCAGATCCAGGCATTCATCTTTCACAACTTCGTGCCGTCTGCGGGTGAGGCGTTGCAGGAGTATCTGCGCAATTTCACCACCCAGGCGCGGCAGCTGACCTGGATCGGCGTGGCGGTGCTGGCGATCACCGCGTTCTGGATGCTGGTGACCATCGAGCGCACCTTCAACACCATCTGGCGCGTGCGGCAACCGCGCCGGGGTATCGCCACCTTCCTGCTGTACTGGGCCATTCTCAGCCTTGGCCCGATGCTGCTGGGCGCCGGTTTCGCCATCAGCACCTATGTCGCCTCGCTGTCCCTGCTCAGCGGGCCGGATGCCGTGGTTGGCGCCCAGACGCTGCTGCGCTTCACGCCGCTGTTGTTCAGCGTGGCGGCGTTCACCCTGCTCTATGCGGCCGTGCCCAATGCCCGGGTTCCATTGCGTCATGCCCTGTGGGGCGGGCTGTTCACGGCGGTGCTGCTGGAGCTGGCCAAGGCAACTTTCGGCTTCTACGTGCGCTTCTTCCCCGGCTACCAGCTGATCTACGGTGCCTTTGCCACGGTGCCGCTGTTTCTGCTGTGGATCTTTCTGTCCTGGCTGATCGTCCTGCTGGGGGCCGAGCTGGTGTGCAACCTGGGGGTTTCCCATCAGTGGCGCAAGCGCGCGATGCCCAGGGCACTGGTGCTGCTGGGCATCCTGCGGGTATTCCACGCACGCCAGCGCACCGGGCTCAAGGTGCGCCACCGCGATATTCAGCGCCAGGGCTGGTTGCTGCCCGAGCATGAATGGGAGGAAGTGCTGAGTTTTCTGGAAGGCCAGCGCCTGGTCGCCAGCACCGGGGGCGATAGCTGGATGCTCAGTCGCGACCTGTCCCATTTCACCTTGCAGCAGCTGTTCGAACGCAGCCCCTGGCCGTTGCCCCATTTGAGCCAGTTGCCCGACGAACTGGACGAACCCTGGTATCCGGCGCTGCGGGAGGCGTTAAAACGCCTGCATGACGAGCAGACCCTGCTGTTCGGCGACAGCCTGGCACATTGGCTGGAGGGGCAGGGCAGTGACAGGAAGTGA
- the arsC gene encoding arsenate reductase (glutaredoxin) (This arsenate reductase requires both glutathione and glutaredoxin to convert arsenate to arsenite, after which the efflux transporter formed by ArsA and ArsB can extrude the arsenite from the cell, providing resistance.), which produces MTDLTLYHNPRCSKSRAALQLLVQRGLQPVVVHYLDNPPSAAELREVLGKLGLPPRQLLRSGEDEYRELDLADQALGDDELIAAMVAHPRLIERPILIAGDRAAIGRPPENILELLP; this is translated from the coding sequence ATGACCGATCTGACCCTTTATCACAATCCCCGCTGCTCGAAATCCCGCGCAGCTCTGCAACTGCTCGTACAACGCGGCCTGCAGCCGGTCGTGGTGCACTACCTCGACAATCCACCCAGCGCTGCAGAATTGCGTGAGGTGCTGGGCAAACTCGGTCTGCCCCCTCGCCAGTTGCTGCGCAGTGGTGAAGACGAATACCGTGAACTCGACCTGGCCGACCAGGCGCTGGGTGACGACGAACTGATCGCGGCCATGGTCGCCCACCCACGCCTGATCGAGCGCCCGATCCTGATCGCCGGGGATCGCGCCGCCATCGGTCGGCCGCCGGAAAACATCCTGGAGCTGCTGCCATGA
- the wrbA gene encoding NAD(P)H:quinone oxidoreductase has protein sequence MTTPYILVLYYSRHGATAEMARHIARGVELQGFEARLRTVPAVSAECEAVSESIPAQGAPYASLDDLKNCAGLALGSPTRFGNMAAPMKYFLDGTSNLWLTGSLVGKPAGVFTSTASLHGGQESTLLSMLLPLLHHGMLIAGLPYSESALVETRGGGTPYGASHHAGADGKRALDEHEITLCRALGQRLASIALKLGDGRG, from the coding sequence ATGACCACGCCTTACATTCTGGTGCTGTATTACAGCCGTCACGGTGCCACTGCCGAGATGGCCCGCCATATCGCCCGCGGCGTCGAGCTGCAGGGCTTCGAGGCGCGTCTGCGCACCGTACCGGCGGTTTCCGCGGAATGCGAGGCGGTCAGCGAAAGCATTCCGGCACAGGGCGCACCCTACGCCAGCCTCGACGACCTGAAGAACTGCGCCGGCCTGGCGCTGGGCAGCCCGACGCGCTTTGGCAACATGGCGGCGCCCATGAAGTACTTTCTCGACGGCACCAGCAACCTGTGGCTGACCGGCAGCCTGGTCGGCAAGCCCGCGGGCGTGTTCACCTCTACCGCCAGCCTGCATGGCGGCCAGGAGAGCACGCTGCTGTCGATGCTGCTGCCCCTGCTGCACCACGGCATGCTGATCGCCGGCTTGCCCTACAGCGAGTCCGCCCTGGTCGAGACCCGCGGTGGCGGCACGCCCTACGGCGCCAGCCACCATGCAGGCGCTGACGGCAAGCGTGCCCTGGATGAGCATGAGATCACCCTGTGCCGCGCCCTGGGTCAGCGCCTGGCGAGCATCGCCCTCAAGCTGGGCGACGGCCGTGGCTAG
- a CDS encoding DUF2069 domain-containing protein: MARTARALPSADWLLPRLRICRYLSLASFVALAALLLIWNLGYAAVPRSLLWAVLAVQVLPLLLLAPGIIGGHPRTHSWACFVVNLYFIQGVLAAFDPSRRLFGWLEILLSLTLFTTALLYTRWCAQYQRIGSAGESREE, encoded by the coding sequence GTGGCTAGAACAGCCAGAGCGCTGCCCAGCGCGGACTGGCTGCTGCCACGCTTGCGTATCTGTCGCTACCTGAGCCTGGCCAGCTTCGTGGCGCTGGCGGCGCTGCTGCTGATCTGGAACCTGGGCTACGCCGCCGTTCCCAGGTCGCTGCTGTGGGCGGTACTGGCCGTACAGGTGCTGCCGTTACTGCTGCTCGCGCCGGGGATCATCGGCGGCCACCCGCGCACCCATTCTTGGGCCTGCTTCGTGGTCAACCTGTATTTCATCCAGGGCGTACTGGCCGCCTTCGATCCGTCCAGACGGCTGTTCGGTTGGTTGGAAATCCTGCTCAGCCTGACGCTGTTCACCACCGCCCTGCTCTATACGCGCTGGTGCGCGCAGTACCAGCGGATCGGCAGCGCTGGCGAGAGCCGCGAGGAATAG
- the hda gene encoding DnaA regulatory inactivator Hda — translation MKPIQLPLGVRLRDDATFANYYPGANAAALGYVERLCEAEAGWTESLIYLWGGEGVGRSHLLQAACLRFEQLGERAVYLPLGEVVQYGPAILDNLEQFELVCLDDLEAAAGQRAWEEALFHLFNRLRDSGRRLLLAANASPRELSIKLPDLKSRLTLALVFQLQSLSDEDKLRALQLRASRRGLHMSDDVGRFILTRGERSMNALFELLERLDQASLQEKRKLTIPFLKETLDW, via the coding sequence ATGAAGCCGATTCAACTGCCCCTGGGTGTGCGTCTGCGCGATGACGCCACCTTCGCCAATTACTACCCGGGCGCCAATGCTGCTGCCCTCGGGTACGTGGAGCGTCTGTGCGAGGCCGAGGCGGGCTGGACGGAGAGCCTGATCTACCTGTGGGGTGGTGAGGGCGTCGGCCGCAGCCACCTGCTGCAGGCGGCCTGCCTGCGCTTCGAGCAGCTCGGCGAGCGTGCCGTCTACCTGCCACTGGGCGAAGTGGTGCAGTACGGCCCGGCGATTCTGGACAACCTGGAGCAGTTCGAGCTGGTTTGCCTGGATGACCTGGAAGCCGCTGCCGGGCAGCGCGCCTGGGAAGAAGCGCTGTTTCACCTGTTCAATCGCCTGCGCGACAGCGGTCGACGTCTGCTCCTGGCTGCCAATGCCTCGCCTCGCGAGTTGTCGATCAAGCTGCCCGACCTCAAGTCGCGCCTGACCCTGGCCCTGGTGTTCCAACTGCAGTCGCTGTCGGACGAGGACAAGCTGCGTGCCCTGCAGCTGCGTGCCTCGCGCCGCGGCCTGCACATGAGCGATGACGTGGGGCGCTTCATCCTCACCCGCGGCGAGCGCAGCATGAACGCGCTGTTCGAACTGCTCGAGCGCCTGGATCAGGCCTCGCTGCAGGAAAAGCGCAAGCTGACCATCCCCTTCCTCAAGGAAACCCTGGACTGGTAG